Proteins encoded in a region of the Marinobacter arenosus genome:
- a CDS encoding Na+/H+ antiporter subunit C has protein sequence MELVFALVIGALTASGVYLLLRARTFPVVVGLTLISYGVNLFLFSSGRLATGAQPIIGTTDTYTDPLPQALVLTAIVIGFAMTAFVVVLSLRSLADHEDDHVDGHQDIKEPQPEQNEEVTGK, from the coding sequence ATGGAGCTTGTCTTTGCACTGGTCATCGGCGCATTGACCGCGTCTGGCGTGTACCTGCTGTTGCGGGCGCGCACCTTCCCGGTGGTGGTTGGCCTGACCCTCATTTCCTATGGCGTTAACCTTTTCCTGTTCTCCAGCGGTCGTCTGGCGACAGGCGCCCAGCCCATCATCGGCACAACCGACACCTACACAGACCCGCTGCCCCAGGCGCTGGTGCTGACAGCCATCGTTATCGGCTTTGCCATGACCGCCTTCGTGGTGGTGCTGTCATTGCGCAGCCTGGCCGATCACGAGGACGATCATGTGGACGGGCACCAGGACATCAAGGAACCCCAACCGGAGCAGAATGAGGAGGTTACCGGTAAATGA
- a CDS encoding monovalent cation/H+ antiporter subunit D — protein MNQWLTAPILIPLLGGILQVFMGYAPISLRRTLAIATTVLLLVSTVVLVVLASDDSYRLYAFGNWQPPFGIVLVLDRLAALMLILTAILALFCHIFAIGGADEGNRQFHGLFLFQLMGLNIAFLTGDLFNLFVAFEVLLIASYGLLMHGGGRARTVPGLHYVVLNLAGSAVFLISVGMIYSVTGTLNMADLAIEIPKVTGENLDIVKAGGMMLLVVFALKAALIPLCFWLPKAYAKATAPVAALFAVMTKVGIYAILRVYLLIFGEDAGALANLGMDWLFPLALITLAMGVIGALGADNLKTLVAWQVIISVGTLLAPIALGSVAGISAALFYLLSTTWTVGGLFLVAELVAHQRGSAKDRIVTAPRMRNRTFLSVLFLLGAVAAAGLPPLSGFFAKLLILQSVASGPEMAWLWSVILVGSFFTVIAYSRAGSIVFWRTVDGHVEAQGPLGGNVSVAAGALVALSVVIVALAGPISDYTDATAAQLHDPAGYVEILKTPMVGEDR, from the coding sequence ATGAACCAGTGGCTTACCGCACCTATCCTGATCCCGCTGCTCGGTGGCATCCTCCAGGTTTTCATGGGCTATGCGCCCATCAGCCTGAGACGCACCCTGGCCATCGCCACAACCGTGCTCCTCCTGGTGTCGACCGTGGTTCTGGTGGTTCTGGCCAGTGATGACAGCTACCGCCTCTACGCCTTCGGCAACTGGCAGCCGCCCTTTGGCATTGTGCTGGTACTGGATCGCCTGGCGGCCCTGATGCTGATCCTGACGGCCATCCTGGCACTGTTCTGCCATATCTTTGCCATTGGCGGTGCCGATGAGGGCAACCGCCAGTTCCACGGTCTGTTCCTGTTCCAGCTCATGGGCCTGAACATCGCCTTCCTGACCGGCGACCTGTTCAACCTGTTCGTGGCGTTCGAAGTTCTGCTGATTGCCTCCTACGGGCTGCTGATGCACGGCGGCGGCCGGGCGCGCACCGTACCCGGGCTGCACTACGTGGTTCTCAACCTGGCCGGGTCCGCCGTGTTCCTGATCAGCGTTGGCATGATTTACAGCGTGACCGGGACGCTTAACATGGCCGACCTTGCCATCGAGATACCAAAGGTAACTGGCGAGAACCTTGATATCGTCAAGGCCGGCGGCATGATGCTGCTGGTGGTCTTCGCCCTGAAAGCTGCCCTCATTCCCCTGTGTTTCTGGTTACCGAAGGCCTACGCCAAGGCCACCGCACCGGTGGCGGCGCTGTTCGCGGTGATGACCAAAGTGGGCATTTACGCCATCCTTCGGGTTTACCTGCTTATCTTTGGCGAGGACGCCGGTGCACTGGCTAACCTGGGCATGGACTGGCTGTTCCCGCTGGCGCTGATCACCCTTGCCATGGGTGTCATCGGCGCGCTGGGCGCAGACAACCTGAAAACCCTCGTTGCCTGGCAGGTCATCATTTCCGTTGGCACCCTGCTGGCGCCCATTGCCCTGGGGTCCGTGGCCGGCATTTCCGCCGCCCTGTTCTACCTGCTCAGCACCACCTGGACCGTGGGCGGCCTGTTCCTGGTGGCCGAACTGGTTGCCCACCAGCGGGGCAGTGCCAAGGACCGGATTGTCACGGCCCCGCGCATGCGCAATCGCACCTTCCTGAGCGTGCTGTTCCTGCTCGGTGCGGTGGCCGCGGCAGGCCTGCCACCCTTGAGCGGGTTCTTCGCCAAGCTTCTTATCCTGCAGTCGGTCGCGTCCGGGCCGGAGATGGCCTGGCTGTGGTCCGTTATCCTGGTCGGCAGTTTCTTCACCGTGATCGCCTACAGCCGGGCCGGCAGTATCGTGTTCTGGCGAACCGTGGATGGCCACGTTGAGGCACAGGGCCCGCTCGGTGGTAACGTCTCGGTGGCCGCCGGTGCATTGGTGGCCCTCAGCGTTGTCATCGTTGCCCTTGCCGGCCCGATCAGCGATTACACGGATGCCACTGCCGCACAGCTGCACGATCCCGCAGGCTATGTTGAGATACTCAAAACGCCCATGGTTGGGGAGGACCGCTAA
- a CDS encoding Na+/H+ antiporter subunit E, translated as MFDRLSFPQPWLSLILFLTWQFLNDGVSGASVVMGLILAWAIPQITHGFWPERPAFFKSWRMPGYLLHVIRDIVVASFQVAKLILSPRQPRPVFVSYPLELEHPLAISILASTISLTPGTVSVDISDDNRILLVHALDAENDDEVIDVIRTRYEKPLLEMFQ; from the coding sequence ATGTTCGATCGTCTCAGTTTCCCCCAGCCATGGCTCAGCCTGATCCTGTTTCTCACCTGGCAGTTCCTGAACGATGGCGTATCCGGTGCCAGCGTGGTGATGGGCCTTATCCTGGCCTGGGCAATCCCGCAGATCACCCACGGGTTCTGGCCCGAGCGCCCAGCCTTCTTCAAGTCCTGGCGTATGCCGGGGTATCTGCTGCACGTGATCCGGGACATCGTCGTGGCCAGCTTCCAGGTGGCGAAGCTCATCCTCAGCCCGCGCCAACCGCGGCCGGTCTTCGTCAGTTACCCGCTGGAGCTGGAGCACCCACTGGCCATCAGCATTCTGGCAAGCACCATTTCACTGACCCCCGGGACCGTCAGCGTCGACATCAGTGACGATAACCGGATTCTGCTGGTGCATGCCCTGGACGCGGAGAACGACGACGAAGTCATTGACGTGATCCGCACCCGCTACGAAAAACCGTTGTTGGA
- a CDS encoding NADPH-dependent 2,4-dienoyl-CoA reductase has protein sequence MSATYPNLLKPLDLGFTELRNRVLMGSMHTGLEDRFWNIHKFARYFAERAEGGVGLMVTGGYSPNIAGQLAPLASTMNNRATALLHRHVTGAVHEAGGKICLQLLHAGRYGYQPLIVSASATKAPISPFKARALSSKGVERQIEDFVSAAKLARFAGYDGVEVMGSEGYFINQFLCERTNKRTDQWGGPYENRMRLPVEIVRRIREAVGPEFIIIYRLSMLDLVEGGQTWDQIVTLGKAIEQAGATIINTGIGWHEARVPTIVTSVPRGGFADVTAKFYGEVDIPVCTTNRINTPEKGEEILAAGKADMVSMARPLLADSEFVRKAEQGRADEINTCIACNQACLDHAFQAKRASCLVNPRACHETELVLTVAPVARRVAVVGAGPAGLAAATTAAKRGHRVTLFEADDQIGGQFNYAKRIPGKEEFYETLRYFRRQIELLGIDLQLNTRVDSDKLVTDGFDDVIIATGVKPRTPKIDGIDHPKVLGYLDVLRHNKPVGSSVAVIGAGGIGFDVSEFLTHDFSHQPEGEQVSVEAWQAEWGVNPDFEGPGGLAERKPTPSPRKIYLMQRKTGKVGAGLGKTSGWVHRNSLKHRDVEMLRGCRYDRIDDDGLHITLTDKDGKVQESRVLAVDNVVICAGQEPFRELYDQIEAHGVRAHLIGGADVAEELDAKRAIRQGTEVAARL, from the coding sequence ATGAGCGCCACCTACCCGAACTTGCTTAAGCCCCTTGATCTTGGTTTTACCGAGCTCCGGAACCGGGTGTTGATGGGGTCCATGCACACCGGTCTGGAGGACCGGTTCTGGAACATCCACAAGTTTGCGCGGTATTTTGCCGAGCGGGCTGAGGGTGGTGTGGGGCTAATGGTGACTGGCGGCTACTCGCCCAACATCGCCGGCCAGCTCGCGCCGTTGGCCTCCACCATGAACAACCGGGCAACCGCGCTGCTCCATCGCCACGTGACGGGGGCGGTCCATGAAGCGGGCGGCAAGATCTGTCTCCAGCTCCTGCATGCCGGCCGCTATGGCTACCAGCCGCTGATTGTCTCGGCGTCGGCGACCAAGGCGCCGATCAGCCCGTTCAAGGCCAGGGCGCTCTCAAGCAAGGGGGTGGAGCGCCAGATCGAGGATTTCGTCAGCGCGGCGAAACTGGCCCGTTTTGCCGGCTACGATGGCGTGGAGGTGATGGGCTCCGAGGGGTACTTCATCAACCAGTTCCTGTGTGAACGCACCAACAAGCGTACCGATCAGTGGGGCGGACCCTACGAGAATCGCATGCGTCTGCCGGTGGAAATCGTGCGGCGCATTCGTGAGGCGGTTGGGCCCGAGTTCATCATCATCTACCGGCTGTCGATGCTGGACCTGGTCGAGGGTGGCCAGACCTGGGACCAGATTGTGACACTGGGTAAAGCCATCGAGCAGGCCGGCGCGACCATCATCAATACCGGCATTGGCTGGCATGAGGCCCGCGTGCCCACCATTGTGACCTCGGTGCCCAGGGGTGGTTTTGCCGACGTCACGGCCAAATTCTACGGCGAAGTCGACATCCCGGTTTGTACCACCAACCGCATCAATACCCCGGAAAAGGGCGAAGAGATCCTGGCCGCCGGCAAGGCGGATATGGTGTCGATGGCCCGCCCTCTGCTGGCAGACAGTGAATTCGTCCGTAAAGCCGAACAGGGTCGTGCGGATGAAATCAACACCTGCATCGCCTGTAACCAGGCCTGTCTCGATCACGCCTTCCAGGCCAAGCGGGCGTCCTGTCTGGTCAACCCAAGGGCTTGCCACGAAACCGAGCTGGTACTGACGGTGGCCCCGGTGGCCCGGCGTGTGGCCGTGGTCGGTGCGGGGCCGGCGGGGCTGGCGGCCGCCACGACGGCGGCAAAACGGGGGCATCGAGTGACCCTGTTCGAGGCGGATGATCAGATTGGCGGCCAATTCAACTACGCCAAGCGTATTCCCGGCAAGGAAGAGTTCTACGAGACCCTGCGGTATTTCCGGCGCCAGATTGAACTGCTGGGTATCGATCTGCAGTTGAACACCCGGGTGGACAGCGACAAGCTCGTCACCGACGGTTTCGATGACGTCATCATTGCGACGGGCGTGAAGCCCCGAACCCCGAAGATTGACGGTATCGACCACCCCAAGGTCCTCGGTTACCTGGATGTGTTGCGGCACAACAAGCCGGTTGGTTCGTCAGTGGCGGTGATCGGCGCCGGCGGGATCGGCTTCGATGTGAGTGAATTCCTGACCCACGATTTCAGCCATCAGCCCGAGGGCGAGCAGGTCAGCGTTGAGGCCTGGCAGGCCGAGTGGGGTGTGAATCCCGACTTCGAAGGTCCCGGTGGGTTGGCCGAACGGAAACCGACACCCTCGCCACGCAAGATCTATCTGATGCAGCGCAAGACCGGCAAGGTCGGTGCGGGCCTGGGCAAAACGTCCGGCTGGGTGCACCGAAACAGTCTGAAGCATCGGGACGTGGAGATGCTGCGGGGTTGCCGCTATGACCGCATTGACGATGACGGACTGCACATCACGCTCACCGACAAGGACGGCAAGGTGCAGGAGTCACGAGTGCTTGCGGTGGATAACGTGGTGATCTGTGCAGGCCAGGAACCCTTTCGGGAGCTCTATGATCAGATCGAAGCACACGGTGTCAGGGCCCATCTGATTGGTGGCGCGGATGTCGCTGAGGAGCTGGATGCGAAGCGGGCGATTCGCCAGGGAACCGAAGTTGCCGCGAGACTCTAG
- a CDS encoding monovalent cation/H+ antiporter subunit A: MSLPLVVLLPFLGAIAAPLFAQGGRTAIAIASSVPALIALAALYPHWQTLADGGVVLHSYEWLPALGLSLSFRLDGLSLLFALLILVIGLLIILYSRYYLKAKENVGKFYALLLCFKGSMLGIVLSSNLLLMMIFWELTSLTSFLLISFWTHKQDARRGARMALAVTGGGGLALLAGILMLGNIVGSFELDAVLAAGDQIKAHAMYPVALTLVLLGAFTKSAQFPFHFWLPHAMQAPTPVSAYLHSATMVKAGIFLMARLYPALAGTEQWFYMVSFTGMATLLLGAYVAMFKHDLKGLLAYSTVSHLGLITLLFGMGTKLAAVAAVFHVINHAIFKASLFMAAGIIDHETGTRDMRRINGLWRYMPHTATLAMVAASSMAGVPLLNGFLSKEMFFAESLELNLPGFWAWLPPLVATLAGIFAVAYSARFIHDVFFNGKPVDLPIYPPHEPPRYMKIPVEILVFACIMVGIFPAISVGPLLYAAAAATLGGDVPEYHLTIAHGFNLPLLMSFLAFFGGLLMYSQRQRFFDFHARFKEIDEKAVFEAVVLRVENLAHRLTAALENGSLQRYGFLLVLSVIAVAAAPLANLGIFIGERGLSPVDGATVVAAGVLILCAILTAALHRARFYALVLLSVVGLLVALAFARFSAPDLAMTQLSVEVVTIVLLMLALYYMPSWTPLETATSRRLRDITIAAVAGVGMTLVTLAMLTQPFSSISEFFLENSKPGGGGTNVVNVILVDFRGFDTLGEITVLAIAALGIYAMLKNTALTPPPGDGQGHGWTRDAHPLMLRLIARPMLPLALMVSVFIFLRGHNLPGGGFIAGLITSVALILQYVASGMIWTQDRVPFKYHSVIGVGLLFAVIAGAGSFAFSYPFLTSTFGYITWPVVGKFEVASALVFDLGVYLTVIGATMLALVSIGRLSPHSAIKSAREGT, from the coding sequence ATGTCGCTACCGCTGGTTGTTTTACTGCCGTTTTTGGGCGCCATCGCCGCGCCCCTGTTCGCCCAGGGCGGACGCACGGCAATCGCTATAGCTTCTTCCGTTCCGGCTCTGATCGCGCTGGCCGCACTGTATCCTCACTGGCAGACCCTGGCCGACGGTGGTGTGGTTCTTCACAGCTATGAATGGCTGCCGGCGCTGGGCCTGTCTCTGAGTTTCCGGCTTGACGGCCTGTCGTTGCTGTTCGCGCTGCTGATTCTGGTTATCGGCCTTCTGATCATCCTTTACTCCCGCTACTATCTGAAGGCCAAGGAAAACGTCGGCAAGTTCTACGCCCTGCTGCTGTGCTTCAAGGGCTCAATGCTCGGCATTGTCCTCTCCAGCAACCTGCTGCTGATGATGATTTTCTGGGAGCTGACCAGCCTGACATCCTTCCTGCTGATCAGTTTCTGGACCCACAAACAGGATGCCCGGCGCGGCGCCCGCATGGCGTTGGCGGTTACCGGCGGGGGCGGCCTGGCGTTGCTGGCCGGCATTCTGATGCTCGGCAATATCGTCGGCAGCTTTGAGCTGGACGCCGTTCTGGCAGCGGGTGACCAGATCAAGGCCCATGCCATGTATCCGGTTGCGCTGACGCTGGTTCTGCTGGGAGCCTTCACCAAGTCCGCCCAGTTCCCGTTCCATTTCTGGTTGCCCCATGCGATGCAGGCGCCCACGCCGGTGTCCGCCTACCTTCACTCGGCAACCATGGTAAAGGCCGGCATTTTCCTGATGGCACGCCTGTATCCTGCCCTGGCCGGCACCGAGCAGTGGTTCTATATGGTGAGCTTTACCGGCATGGCCACCCTTCTGCTTGGCGCCTACGTGGCGATGTTCAAGCATGACCTCAAGGGGCTGCTGGCCTATTCCACCGTGAGTCACCTGGGTCTGATTACCCTGCTGTTCGGCATGGGCACGAAACTGGCGGCCGTAGCGGCGGTCTTCCACGTGATAAACCACGCCATCTTCAAGGCCTCTCTGTTCATGGCCGCGGGCATCATCGACCACGAAACCGGCACCCGCGACATGCGACGGATCAACGGTCTGTGGCGCTACATGCCCCACACCGCCACGCTCGCCATGGTCGCGGCTTCGTCCATGGCCGGGGTACCGCTGCTGAACGGCTTCCTGAGCAAGGAAATGTTCTTCGCCGAGTCGCTGGAACTGAACCTTCCGGGGTTCTGGGCCTGGCTGCCCCCACTGGTGGCAACCCTTGCCGGGATTTTTGCGGTGGCCTACTCCGCCCGCTTCATTCACGACGTGTTCTTTAATGGCAAGCCGGTGGATCTGCCGATCTACCCGCCCCACGAACCGCCCCGGTATATGAAGATCCCGGTCGAGATTCTGGTGTTTGCCTGCATCATGGTCGGTATCTTCCCGGCAATTTCCGTCGGGCCGCTGCTGTACGCCGCCGCCGCGGCGACCCTTGGTGGCGATGTTCCGGAATACCATCTGACCATCGCCCATGGCTTCAATCTTCCGCTGCTGATGAGCTTCCTGGCCTTCTTCGGTGGCCTGCTGATGTACAGCCAGCGTCAACGCTTCTTTGACTTCCACGCCCGGTTCAAGGAAATCGACGAGAAAGCCGTCTTCGAGGCCGTGGTCTTGCGGGTCGAGAACCTGGCACATCGGCTGACGGCGGCGCTGGAAAATGGCTCGCTCCAACGTTACGGATTTCTGCTGGTCCTCAGTGTGATCGCCGTGGCCGCCGCGCCACTGGCCAATCTTGGAATATTCATCGGTGAACGGGGCCTGAGCCCTGTTGACGGAGCAACGGTCGTTGCCGCGGGCGTTCTGATCCTCTGCGCGATTCTCACCGCCGCCCTCCATCGGGCGCGCTTTTATGCGCTGGTACTGCTCAGTGTCGTGGGTCTGCTGGTGGCGCTTGCGTTCGCCCGGTTCTCGGCACCCGACCTGGCGATGACCCAACTGTCCGTGGAGGTCGTCACCATAGTGCTGCTAATGCTGGCTCTCTACTACATGCCGTCCTGGACGCCCCTGGAGACCGCTACCTCACGGCGTCTTCGTGACATCACCATCGCGGCGGTGGCCGGCGTCGGCATGACCCTGGTGACCCTGGCCATGCTGACCCAGCCATTCAGCTCCATCTCCGAGTTCTTCCTGGAGAACAGTAAGCCCGGTGGTGGCGGCACCAACGTGGTCAACGTGATTCTTGTCGACTTCCGGGGCTTCGATACCCTGGGCGAGATTACGGTCCTGGCCATCGCCGCCCTGGGCATCTACGCCATGCTGAAGAATACCGCCCTGACGCCGCCCCCGGGCGACGGCCAGGGCCACGGCTGGACCCGGGATGCGCACCCCCTGATGTTGCGCCTGATCGCACGCCCCATGCTGCCACTGGCACTGATGGTCTCCGTGTTCATTTTTCTTCGTGGCCATAACCTGCCCGGCGGCGGCTTCATCGCTGGCCTGATCACGTCGGTCGCCCTGATCCTTCAGTACGTGGCCAGCGGTATGATCTGGACCCAGGATCGAGTGCCGTTCAAATACCACAGCGTCATCGGGGTAGGCCTGCTGTTCGCGGTGATCGCAGGCGCCGGCAGCTTCGCATTCAGCTACCCATTCCTGACGTCCACCTTCGGCTACATTACCTGGCCGGTGGTGGGCAAGTTCGAGGTCGCCTCGGCGCTGGTCTTCGATCTCGGCGTCTACCTGACCGTCATCGGGGCCACCATGCTGGCGCTGGTCAGCATCGGGCGGCTATCGCCACACTCCGCCATCAAGAGCGCTCGGGAGGGCACGTAA